A genomic window from Quercus lobata isolate SW786 chromosome 10, ValleyOak3.0 Primary Assembly, whole genome shotgun sequence includes:
- the LOC115965857 gene encoding 40S ribosomal protein S19-3-like, whose amino-acid sequence MEAARTVKDVSPHEFVKAYAAHLKRSGHVELPEWTDLVKTATFKELAPYDPDWYYIRAASMARKIYLRGGLGVGAFRRIYGGSKRNGSRPPHFCKSSGAIARHILQQLQTMKIVEIDAKGGRKITSSGRRDLDQVAGRITLTH is encoded by the exons atggagGCGGCGAGAACCGTAAAAGATGTGTCACCTCACGAGTTCGTCAAGGCCTATGCCGCTCACCTCAAACGCTCTGGCCAt GTTGAGCTGCCTGAATGGACTGATCTTGTTAAGACTGCAACATTTAAGGAACTTGCTCCATATGACCCAGATTGGTACTACATTAGAGCTG CTTCCATGGCAAGGAAGATCTACTTGAGGGGGGGTCTAGGTGTTGGTGCCTTCAGAAGGATCTATGGAGGAAGCAAGAGAAATGGCAGTCGCCCACCTCATTTCTGTAAAAGCAGTGGTGCTATTGCTCGTCACATACTTCAGCAATTGCAGACAATGAAAATTGTTGAAATTGACGCAAAGGG CGGAAGGAAAATCACATCCAGTGGCCGGCGAGATCTTGATCAAGTTGCTGGACGCATCACACTTACCCATTGA